From one Suicoccus acidiformans genomic stretch:
- a CDS encoding 2-hydroxyacid dehydrogenase encodes MLKIACYGVRPNEVTTFEENNKYNYDLTLYEELLTHDNIETAKGHDAVLLRANCVADRKNLEIMKDYGIDLVFTRTVGFNHIDLDAAKDLGQKVARVPGYSPNAIAELAVTMAMTLLRNVQYTADRTSRADFRVTPQMFSREIRNCTVGIIGTGRIGLVEAQMYKAMGARVLGYDVFQSDAAKEVVEFVEQDELLAQSDIVSMHVPHIPGENDEMINKDFLSKMCNDAILVNTARAEIQDTEAIVEALKNDELYGYATDVIPNEGDVFFKSFDSVDDIPVDSVRELTKLYPKAIITPHVGSNTDEAVKNMVEYSFDNFNDVLETGTSDNLLF; translated from the coding sequence ATGTTAAAAATTGCTTGTTATGGTGTTCGTCCCAACGAGGTTACAACCTTTGAAGAAAACAACAAATACAACTACGATTTAACCCTTTACGAAGAATTATTAACCCACGACAACATCGAAACCGCCAAAGGCCACGACGCCGTCTTACTCCGGGCGAACTGTGTAGCTGACCGGAAAAACCTTGAAATCATGAAAGACTACGGCATCGACCTCGTCTTCACCCGTACCGTTGGCTTCAACCACATCGACTTAGACGCAGCCAAAGACCTCGGCCAGAAAGTCGCCCGCGTCCCCGGTTATTCACCTAACGCAATTGCTGAATTAGCCGTAACAATGGCGATGACTTTACTACGCAACGTACAATACACCGCCGACCGCACTAGCCGCGCTGACTTCCGTGTCACACCGCAAATGTTCTCACGCGAAATCCGTAACTGTACCGTTGGTATCATCGGTACCGGCCGCATCGGACTAGTTGAAGCCCAAATGTATAAAGCGATGGGTGCCCGCGTTCTAGGCTACGACGTCTTCCAATCAGACGCAGCTAAAGAAGTCGTCGAATTCGTTGAACAAGACGAACTCCTTGCCCAAAGTGACATCGTGTCCATGCACGTTCCGCACATCCCAGGCGAGAACGATGAAATGATTAATAAAGACTTCCTTAGCAAAATGTGCAATGACGCTATACTGGTCAATACCGCCCGGGCTGAGATTCAAGACACTGAAGCCATCGTAGAAGCCTTAAAGAATGACGAACTATACGGCTACGCAACCGACGTTATTCCAAATGAAGGCGACGTCTTCTTCAAGAGCTTCGACTCCGTAGACGACATCCCCGTTGATTCTGTCCGCGAATTAACCAAACTGTATCCAAAAGCCATCATCACCCCACACGTCGGCTCAAACACCGACGAAGCCGTGAAGAACATGGTCGAATACAGCTTCGACAACTTCAACGACGTCCTAGAAACCGGCACTTCAGACAATTTGTTATTTTAA
- a CDS encoding cyclase family protein, whose protein sequence is MSKVQELMQALLEHDWINLTHDVTPTIPIYHTFNPMSFNVISKFDEGGVDSREYIIGTSHGTHIDAPKHFGGPTKRSLEDIPLKERILPLYVLHLEDKVAENPGYAVTVQDILDFEAEYGEIPVGSFVAFSSKWYPRFGDVAAFENKDEAGVEHTPGWSVPALEFLSRERKVTAIGHETLNTDSGVEAAEAGFLVAEDYWLREDKYQVELMANLDQLPAVGGVIFVTVPHIDEAPGFPAEVFAVVPRA, encoded by the coding sequence ATGAGCAAAGTACAAGAATTAATGCAAGCCCTTTTAGAACATGATTGGATTAACCTAACCCATGACGTGACCCCGACGATTCCCATCTACCATACCTTCAACCCCATGAGCTTCAACGTTATTTCTAAATTCGATGAAGGCGGTGTTGATTCCAGAGAATACATTATCGGCACTTCCCACGGTACCCATATCGACGCACCCAAGCATTTCGGTGGACCAACCAAGCGGAGTCTAGAAGATATTCCTCTCAAAGAACGGATTCTTCCCCTCTACGTCCTGCACTTGGAAGATAAGGTGGCAGAAAATCCTGGTTATGCTGTGACCGTACAAGATATTCTAGATTTTGAAGCGGAATACGGTGAAATTCCAGTCGGTAGCTTTGTTGCCTTCTCCAGCAAATGGTATCCACGCTTTGGTGATGTGGCGGCTTTTGAGAATAAAGACGAGGCAGGTGTGGAACACACGCCGGGTTGGTCGGTGCCAGCCCTTGAGTTTCTGAGTCGTGAGCGCAAGGTAACCGCGATTGGCCACGAAACCTTGAATACAGATAGTGGCGTGGAAGCTGCCGAAGCGGGCTTTCTCGTGGCTGAAGATTACTGGCTTCGTGAGGATAAGTATCAAGTAGAACTTATGGCCAATCTCGATCAGTTACCCGCAGTTGGTGGCGTGATTTTTGTCACGGTGCCTCACATTGATGAAGCACCCGGCTTTCCTGCGGAAGTCTTTGCGGTAGTGCCCAGAGCATAA
- a CDS encoding AEC family transporter — MNLGEILVQTFTDMKTVSAITSTVFIILLGYYFRKQGIFNETVSKTLSSVVLNLALPALAFTAFMKDIDQEQLNQSIDVLIWGILVYVILMLLTPLFYRHYDGDRRKTLAVLSIFGSTTFFGTPIVSSIYGDEGTIYANIFNIGYRIFLYTYGYIMMSGLKFEKKNLKQIFGNSIIIATFAGLLIWIFQSNLPQVTVTDAVTGEVGSYAFLRIDQTAYWLYRPLQYLAGLSSPLAWLSIGAQLGELDVKEAATNNTAWYYSIVKVVAVPLINLLFILGLNAVGFLDLGSTSIATTVIMMATPTATVAAAYAINFDRDATLASNASLLSTIAAVIAIPLWIVVLSILSNAGII; from the coding sequence ATGAATTTAGGAGAGATTCTTGTTCAAACATTCACGGATATGAAGACTGTCAGTGCGATTACTTCAACCGTCTTTATCATTTTGCTCGGGTATTATTTCCGCAAACAAGGAATTTTCAACGAAACGGTCAGTAAGACTCTTTCAAGCGTTGTCTTAAACTTGGCCTTGCCGGCTCTAGCTTTTACGGCCTTTATGAAGGATATTGACCAAGAGCAGTTGAATCAAAGTATTGATGTCCTTATTTGGGGAATTTTAGTTTATGTTATTTTGATGTTATTGACACCGCTATTTTACCGTCACTATGATGGCGATCGTCGCAAGACCTTGGCCGTATTGAGTATTTTTGGTTCGACGACATTTTTTGGTACGCCGATTGTTAGTTCAATTTATGGGGATGAAGGAACAATTTACGCGAATATCTTCAATATTGGCTACCGGATTTTCCTTTATACCTATGGCTATATTATGATGAGTGGCTTGAAATTCGAAAAGAAGAATCTTAAGCAAATCTTCGGTAATTCAATCATTATCGCAACATTTGCTGGGTTATTAATTTGGATCTTCCAAAGTAACCTGCCGCAAGTCACCGTAACCGACGCGGTCACAGGTGAAGTTGGTTCTTACGCCTTCCTGCGTATTGACCAAACGGCATACTGGCTATACCGTCCGCTCCAATATTTAGCTGGCCTATCTTCACCACTAGCCTGGTTATCCATTGGGGCACAATTAGGTGAGTTGGACGTGAAAGAAGCAGCCACCAATAACACAGCTTGGTACTACAGTATCGTGAAAGTTGTCGCTGTACCTTTAATCAATCTACTCTTTATTCTTGGCTTGAACGCTGTTGGCTTCCTCGATTTAGGAAGTACTTCGATTGCTACAACCGTCATCATGATGGCAACCCCAACCGCAACCGTTGCAGCCGCATATGCAATTAACTTCGACCGCGACGCAACCTTGGCATCTAATGCATCACTACTATCAACGATTGCTGCCGTCATTGCGATTCCTCTATGGATCGTTGTCTTATCTATCTTGTCTAACGCTGGCATTATCTAA
- the mgtA gene encoding magnesium-translocating P-type ATPase yields the protein MTRKIWKDIDLAKAPVTKVLEYVNSAPQGLSQEAAAKRLAEDGRNELDYGDQKGLLRITLEAFSSPFTLVLIVLALISFVTEYVWVPAAEADPTSAIIIMLLVLMSGLIDIVQTVRSNQAAEALDTFVEVTSAVCRDGLVAEIPTEELVRGDLVELAAGDMIPADLRLIHTKDLFVSQTSLTGESYPVEKLADASQAEFATDESTYPTMAYMGSEVVSGSGTGVLVRTAQDTLFGEVAEALQEAPVKTSFDAGVESTSRLLIRFMLLMAPTVILINGLTKGNWLQALLFGISVAVGLTPEMLPMIVNANLVKGARSMADKGTIVKNLHAMQNFGAIDVLCTDKTGTLTQDKIVLQTHLNIDGDEDERVLRHAVLNSYHQTGLRNLMDVAIIEAAQRELTFDPDAYTKIDEIPFDFNRRRMSVLVEDASGKTQLITKGAMEEMLGVCAYVEVAGEVEPLDEAHIARILTKVDELNARGLRVIGLAQKADTPREVGLSDESEMVLIGYLAFLDPPKETTAEALKALSQHSVQVKILTGDNALVTQSVCRQVGLDAERYLSGADVAEMSEEALKAAVEDYDIFVKLNPSQKADLVRLLRENGHVVGFMGDGINDSPAMRAADVGISVDNAVDIAKESADIILLNKDLMVLEKGIESGRTVFGNIMKYMNATTSSNFGNMFSVLVASLCLPFLPMLPMQLLFLNLLYDTACLALPWDRMDGEYLEEPKRWDAGNIKRFMLWFGPTSSVFDVLAYAVLFFVICPQAVGGAYGHLGEAAQTEFIALFHTGWFVISLWTQTLVLYALRTPKLPFVESRPSFIMMVVTLGGILVGTLVPYTRLGVALDMLPLPSNFWWLLLATVVGYLLLVTVVKHVYVKRYGELL from the coding sequence ATGACACGTAAGATTTGGAAAGATATTGATTTGGCAAAAGCACCGGTAACGAAAGTGCTTGAGTATGTAAATAGTGCGCCGCAAGGCTTGAGTCAAGAAGCAGCTGCTAAGCGTTTGGCTGAAGACGGGCGCAATGAATTGGATTATGGTGATCAAAAAGGCTTGCTGCGTATCACTTTGGAGGCCTTCTCCTCACCTTTTACGTTAGTCCTTATTGTCTTAGCGTTGATTAGTTTTGTGACAGAGTATGTCTGGGTGCCGGCGGCTGAGGCGGATCCGACGAGTGCGATAATTATTATGCTCTTGGTATTGATGAGTGGGCTTATTGATATTGTACAAACAGTGCGCTCCAATCAAGCCGCTGAAGCTTTGGACACCTTCGTAGAGGTCACTTCGGCTGTGTGCCGGGATGGGCTTGTAGCAGAAATTCCCACTGAGGAGTTGGTGCGCGGAGATTTAGTTGAATTAGCGGCGGGTGATATGATTCCGGCTGATTTGCGCTTAATTCATACGAAGGATTTGTTTGTGTCACAGACTTCATTAACGGGGGAAAGTTATCCGGTTGAAAAGTTGGCAGATGCGAGTCAGGCTGAATTTGCCACTGATGAGTCGACTTATCCGACCATGGCTTATATGGGCAGTGAAGTGGTCAGTGGCAGTGGGACGGGTGTCTTAGTGCGAACGGCTCAGGATACACTTTTTGGGGAAGTGGCCGAGGCCTTACAGGAAGCGCCGGTGAAGACGAGTTTCGATGCAGGGGTAGAATCTACCTCGCGCCTGTTGATTCGTTTTATGTTGCTTATGGCGCCAACGGTTATTCTCATTAATGGCTTGACCAAGGGCAATTGGTTGCAAGCATTGCTCTTTGGGATTTCAGTGGCGGTTGGATTGACTCCGGAAATGCTACCGATGATTGTTAATGCTAACTTGGTCAAGGGTGCGCGGTCCATGGCGGACAAGGGTACCATTGTCAAGAATTTGCACGCCATGCAGAATTTTGGTGCAATCGATGTACTCTGTACTGATAAGACCGGTACCCTCACCCAGGACAAGATCGTGCTGCAAACGCACTTGAATATCGACGGCGACGAGGATGAACGGGTGTTGCGCCATGCGGTTTTAAATAGCTACCACCAAACGGGTTTGCGAAACTTGATGGATGTGGCAATTATTGAAGCCGCCCAACGTGAGTTGACCTTTGATCCAGATGCCTACACGAAAATCGATGAGATTCCCTTCGACTTCAATCGTCGTCGGATGAGTGTCCTTGTCGAAGATGCCTCTGGCAAGACACAGCTGATTACGAAAGGGGCTATGGAGGAGATGCTCGGTGTTTGCGCATACGTTGAAGTGGCTGGCGAGGTTGAGCCACTGGACGAAGCACACATCGCACGGATTTTAACCAAGGTCGATGAGTTAAATGCCCGAGGTTTGCGTGTGATTGGCCTGGCCCAAAAAGCTGACACACCGCGGGAAGTAGGGCTAAGCGATGAATCGGAGATGGTCTTAATAGGCTACTTAGCCTTTTTGGATCCGCCGAAAGAAACAACAGCTGAAGCTTTGAAAGCTTTAAGTCAGCACTCGGTGCAAGTGAAGATTCTTACCGGGGATAATGCCTTGGTGACTCAATCTGTCTGCCGGCAAGTTGGCCTAGATGCAGAGCGTTATTTATCGGGAGCAGATGTGGCCGAAATGAGCGAGGAAGCCTTGAAAGCGGCAGTTGAAGACTATGACATCTTTGTCAAGTTGAATCCATCGCAAAAGGCTGATTTGGTGCGCTTGTTGCGGGAGAATGGTCACGTAGTTGGCTTTATGGGTGACGGGATCAATGATTCCCCGGCCATGCGGGCAGCTGATGTGGGTATTTCGGTCGATAATGCGGTCGATATTGCTAAGGAGTCGGCAGATATTATTCTCTTGAATAAAGATTTAATGGTCTTGGAAAAAGGTATTGAATCTGGTCGAACCGTCTTTGGCAATATTATGAAGTATATGAACGCAACCACCAGTTCAAACTTTGGGAACATGTTCTCCGTGCTAGTCGCCAGCTTGTGCCTACCGTTTCTGCCGATGTTGCCGATGCAATTACTGTTCTTGAATTTGCTGTATGATACGGCTTGCTTGGCCTTGCCGTGGGACCGAATGGACGGGGAATATTTGGAAGAGCCGAAGCGTTGGGACGCCGGGAATATTAAGCGTTTCATGCTCTGGTTCGGGCCAACCAGTTCCGTCTTTGACGTCTTAGCCTATGCAGTGCTCTTCTTTGTTATCTGCCCACAAGCGGTCGGTGGCGCCTATGGACACTTAGGCGAGGCTGCCCAGACAGAGTTTATTGCCCTCTTCCACACGGGTTGGTTTGTGATTTCCCTCTGGACACAAACGTTGGTACTTTATGCCTTGCGCACACCGAAGTTGCCTTTCGTGGAAAGTCGGCCATCTTTCATCATGATGGTGGTAACTTTGGGTGGTATCTTAGTGGGGACCTTGGTGCCATATACTCGCTTGGGGGTTGCCCTGGATATGTTACCTTTACCAAGCAATTTCTGGTGGCTTCTCCTTGCGACAGTGGTCGGGTATCTGCTCTTGGTCACAGTGGTTAAGCATGTGTATGTGAAGCGTTATGGAGAGTTGTTGTAG
- a CDS encoding pyridoxamine 5'-phosphate oxidase family protein, with product MHAADILKILQEDMGPAVIATADATGQPHARNIHIGLANDAGIFFMTSPDTAFYQQLMDNPKIAVSALSKDAYLVQVIRIEGLVRPVDRSALEEILANHPFVDQVYPNDDLATTAQVFQLYQGEGFYQSMSQGHKYVFSIGEADPDAHAIQGGHGM from the coding sequence ATGCATGCAGCAGATATTCTCAAAATACTTCAAGAAGACATGGGGCCAGCAGTAATTGCGACGGCGGACGCGACGGGGCAGCCACATGCGCGTAATATTCATATCGGCTTGGCCAATGATGCGGGCATATTCTTTATGACGAGTCCGGATACAGCTTTTTATCAACAGTTAATGGATAATCCTAAAATTGCCGTCTCAGCCTTGTCCAAAGATGCGTATTTAGTGCAAGTCATTCGAATTGAAGGCCTGGTCCGCCCAGTAGACCGCTCAGCTTTGGAAGAAATTCTAGCCAACCATCCTTTTGTAGATCAAGTCTATCCTAACGATGACTTGGCTACAACGGCTCAAGTGTTCCAATTATACCAAGGTGAAGGCTTTTACCAAAGTATGTCCCAAGGGCATAAATATGTCTTCTCCATTGGTGAAGCTGATCCAGATGCCCATGCTATCCAAGGTGGTCACGGCATGTAA
- a CDS encoding nuclease-related domain-containing protein, whose product MQNLALSFMEVLAERVTLDNQARANLKALEKGKQGEDAFRERVKELLPEGWLMLCDLKLPTSASYCQIDALVIAPHCVYVFEVKNYQAKYQYDEGRLASQSGLSPIRDPFGQIQRAVTVVKDALSYQIPVTGRVVYMQEYDTVDFQGQRSGEYLKRWQLQDFFEKEAEMAMYRFDPESVRSVLLVQQIQDYHCINYQGLSLRPQARTGILCEGCLSGAVRRNSRVHIACERCGKLEALERAVVRTIYDYGVLYYQDELKIQPVHAFVGQDVNLHTLRTILKKHFVVHNHNKSSYYENPRTRFTYLAKDYRFKYDV is encoded by the coding sequence ATGCAGAATTTAGCATTGAGTTTTATGGAAGTGTTGGCGGAGCGGGTGACCTTGGATAATCAGGCGCGGGCTAATTTAAAGGCTTTAGAGAAAGGGAAGCAAGGCGAGGATGCCTTTCGGGAGCGGGTGAAGGAGTTGCTGCCGGAGGGCTGGCTCATGCTCTGTGATCTGAAGTTGCCGACGTCTGCGAGTTATTGCCAAATCGATGCTTTGGTGATTGCGCCACACTGTGTCTATGTTTTTGAAGTCAAAAATTATCAAGCGAAGTACCAATACGATGAAGGGCGCTTGGCGTCTCAGTCGGGTCTGTCTCCTATTCGCGATCCTTTTGGGCAAATTCAGCGGGCAGTGACCGTTGTTAAAGATGCGCTAAGTTACCAAATTCCTGTGACTGGGCGGGTGGTTTACATGCAGGAATATGATACGGTCGATTTCCAGGGCCAGCGGAGCGGTGAGTATTTGAAACGCTGGCAATTGCAGGATTTTTTCGAAAAAGAGGCGGAGATGGCGATGTACCGATTTGACCCGGAGTCGGTGAGAAGTGTTCTGCTGGTGCAGCAGATCCAAGATTATCACTGCATTAACTATCAAGGTCTGAGCCTGCGGCCCCAAGCGCGGACTGGGATTCTGTGCGAGGGATGCTTATCGGGAGCTGTGCGGCGGAATAGTCGGGTGCATATCGCATGTGAGCGGTGCGGGAAGCTTGAAGCCTTGGAGCGTGCGGTGGTGCGCACCATTTATGATTATGGAGTGCTGTACTATCAAGACGAACTGAAGATCCAGCCGGTGCATGCCTTTGTCGGGCAAGATGTAAATTTGCATACTTTACGGACGATATTAAAGAAGCACTTTGTTGTTCATAATCATAACAAAAGTTCTTATTACGAGAATCCGCGGACAAGATTCACCTATCTCGCCAAGGATTATCGCTTTAAATACGATGTATAA
- a CDS encoding branched-chain amino acid aminotransferase, whose amino-acid sequence MTTQVTPDQLDWDNIGFRYIDTGQSYRAYYKNGKWGEGEIVTDKMITISEASPAIHYGQQCFEGMKAYRTKDGSINLFRPDQNAKRMVQSARKIHLPPFPEDSFIEAVKEIVHANEAWIPPYGSGATLYIRPYLIGIGDILGVKPADEALFGIYVTPVGAYFKGGLQPARFMISKYDRAAPKGTGAAKVGGNYAASFDAEVEAKANGFADAIFLDPATHTKIEEVGSANFFGIREDNTFVTPQSPSILPSITKYSLIYIAEHRLGMKVEEGDVYVKDLDQFKEAGAMGTAAVITPVGSITNGDEKLIFHSETEVGPVTQALYDELTGIQFGDKEAPEGWIQKV is encoded by the coding sequence ATGACAACACAAGTTACACCAGACCAGTTGGATTGGGATAATATAGGCTTTAGGTACATAGATACAGGCCAAAGCTACCGCGCCTATTATAAAAACGGCAAATGGGGCGAAGGCGAAATTGTCACAGATAAGATGATTACCATCAGCGAAGCCTCCCCTGCCATCCACTACGGCCAACAGTGTTTCGAAGGAATGAAAGCCTACCGTACGAAAGACGGCTCGATTAACCTATTCCGCCCTGATCAGAATGCGAAACGTATGGTTCAATCCGCTCGCAAAATACACCTGCCACCTTTCCCAGAAGACAGCTTTATTGAAGCCGTCAAAGAAATCGTGCACGCAAACGAAGCATGGATTCCACCTTACGGCTCTGGTGCGACTTTGTATATTCGGCCTTATCTCATCGGTATTGGCGATATCCTCGGTGTAAAACCAGCTGACGAAGCCCTCTTCGGCATTTATGTTACACCAGTTGGCGCTTATTTCAAAGGCGGCTTACAACCAGCACGCTTTATGATTAGTAAGTATGATCGGGCTGCGCCAAAAGGAACCGGTGCGGCTAAGGTTGGTGGCAACTACGCTGCCAGCTTTGACGCTGAAGTTGAAGCGAAAGCCAATGGCTTTGCGGACGCTATCTTCCTTGACCCAGCCACTCATACGAAAATCGAAGAAGTTGGCTCAGCGAACTTCTTTGGTATTCGAGAAGACAATACCTTTGTTACACCACAGTCTCCATCCATCTTACCAAGTATTACGAAGTATTCCCTTATATATATTGCGGAACACCGTCTTGGTATGAAGGTTGAAGAAGGTGATGTCTATGTCAAAGACCTCGACCAATTCAAAGAAGCCGGTGCAATGGGTACCGCAGCAGTAATCACGCCAGTCGGTAGCATCACCAATGGCGATGAAAAACTGATTTTCCACTCCGAAACGGAAGTTGGTCCTGTGACTCAAGCATTATATGATGAGCTGACCGGTATTCAATTCGGCGATAAAGAAGCCCCAGAAGGCTGGATCCAAAAAGTATAA
- a CDS encoding purple acid phosphatase family protein, protein MKKRQRILASILVSVQLLAPATVMGQEYLSYSEEKPAVAEIEVNNTPNRIVASFHGDTQTRLAFNWYTTDLAENPVVLVSTSKDMADPLVFEAEAKEVENEYAERTEEGYFIFADVERDEEDDPVLDDEGNFTVKQGYFTDEGLEDEIDWIENGDDYGINTFIPVKEHSYKAIADGLEADTTYYYQVGSQEGELSEIGTFKTSGESGEAFQFLHVTDTQNAFFNENTRNEAIWGGDTFRRALDNSEADFVIHTGDWIDSADLEDEWVDIFRHSQDSLLELPWTVIPGNHDYDKVYGGHTYEEFNEHFNVPNVRTEENTGNYYSFDYNGVHFVVADTDEQEFNDEGAMFTEEQMTWLREDIQAARDNGAKWVILGYHRPLFSMSYHSLQDEEIQPVRDELMQMIDELDVDLVLNGHDHNLSRTKPLVYADNFASAEVDYAEVILGSDMVEYYVNPEGTVFNLPNTAGTKTYEAIYNRPLDFIHTARPKLEWLTQEQVDYFRTLFAVGMQPQQSQAFVDSHSNYRDSDVQTYSIIDVTEDTIVVKTYNVYGDLLQGEERITQLVDSYGIYKGDNPESLTEAQ, encoded by the coding sequence ATGAAGAAACGACAAAGAATACTCGCTTCGATTCTTGTGAGTGTGCAACTTTTAGCACCAGCAACGGTGATGGGGCAAGAATATTTAAGTTACAGTGAAGAAAAGCCGGCAGTAGCTGAGATTGAGGTGAATAATACACCGAACCGGATTGTTGCGTCTTTCCACGGCGATACGCAAACCCGTCTGGCTTTCAATTGGTATACGACGGATTTGGCAGAGAATCCGGTAGTATTGGTATCGACTTCTAAGGATATGGCCGATCCGCTGGTATTTGAAGCAGAGGCAAAGGAAGTGGAGAACGAGTACGCTGAGCGTACGGAGGAGGGTTACTTCATCTTTGCCGATGTGGAGCGTGATGAAGAGGATGATCCGGTCTTGGATGATGAGGGTAATTTCACCGTCAAGCAAGGTTATTTCACTGATGAAGGTTTAGAAGATGAAATTGATTGGATTGAGAATGGTGATGACTATGGTATCAACACCTTCATCCCAGTCAAGGAGCATTCTTATAAGGCGATTGCCGATGGCTTGGAAGCAGACACTACTTACTACTATCAAGTGGGATCTCAAGAAGGCGAACTCAGTGAAATCGGCACGTTCAAAACCTCCGGGGAATCAGGAGAAGCTTTCCAATTCTTACACGTCACCGACACGCAAAATGCCTTCTTCAACGAGAATACGCGTAATGAAGCTATTTGGGGTGGTGACACCTTCCGTCGGGCGTTGGACAATTCTGAGGCAGATTTTGTAATTCATACAGGAGATTGGATTGATTCAGCCGATTTAGAAGATGAGTGGGTTGATATATTCCGCCATTCGCAAGACTCCTTATTGGAATTGCCGTGGACTGTAATTCCAGGAAACCATGATTATGACAAAGTATATGGAGGCCATACTTATGAGGAGTTTAACGAACACTTTAATGTGCCGAACGTGCGCACAGAAGAGAATACGGGGAATTACTATTCCTTCGACTACAACGGCGTGCATTTCGTCGTAGCAGACACAGATGAACAAGAGTTCAATGATGAGGGCGCCATGTTTACCGAGGAGCAGATGACTTGGTTGCGCGAAGATATTCAAGCAGCTCGTGACAATGGTGCTAAATGGGTCATTCTAGGCTATCATCGTCCGCTCTTCTCCATGAGTTACCACTCACTCCAAGATGAAGAAATTCAACCGGTCCGCGATGAATTGATGCAAATGATTGATGAGTTAGACGTTGATTTAGTTCTCAACGGCCATGACCACAACCTTTCTCGGACGAAGCCACTTGTCTATGCAGATAACTTTGCTTCCGCTGAAGTGGACTATGCGGAAGTGATTCTAGGTAGCGACATGGTTGAATATTACGTGAATCCTGAAGGAACGGTCTTCAACTTGCCTAATACAGCGGGTACAAAGACTTACGAAGCAATCTACAACCGACCTTTAGACTTCATTCACACCGCCCGTCCGAAATTGGAATGGTTAACCCAAGAGCAAGTAGATTACTTCCGCACGCTTTTCGCAGTGGGCATGCAACCGCAACAATCCCAAGCTTTTGTAGACTCGCACTCAAACTACCGCGACTCTGACGTGCAAACGTATTCCATTATCGACGTTACCGAAGACACCATCGTTGTCAAGACATACAACGTCTATGGTGACTTACTTCAAGGCGAAGAACGTATCACCCAACTTGTCGACAGCTACGGCATATACAAAGGTGACAACCCTGAAAGCCTAACTGAAGCCCAGTAA
- a CDS encoding ZinT family metal-binding protein, which produces MKKHILHTLTAATLLTVATAPVQQAVFASESDTSAVSAETSESTAGVESAQATIRIEGLKDHYHTGDEVELTALLEEATDAESVDTEVSWQWYIRADDQADWQAVHGLTSQIFSREATTDGMQAKAALLAPNGDVIQESEPVTVHIDDHHTGGEEGERIYKGFFYNDEVADRELSDWAGEWQSVYPYLKSGALDEVFEAKAAKSDTMDAAEYKAYYDTGYQTDVAEIQIEGDQVTFTKENGDSQSAQYTYDGYEILNYERGNRGVRFVFKRTDDNTDMPSFIQFSDHNIHPNKVAHFHLYWGDDRAALLDEVDHWPTYYPVDWTEAQIADDMLAH; this is translated from the coding sequence ATGAAGAAACATATCCTACACACACTTACAGCAGCCACATTACTTACTGTGGCCACTGCACCAGTTCAGCAGGCAGTATTCGCCAGCGAATCCGACACTAGCGCTGTATCGGCTGAAACTAGCGAGTCCACAGCAGGAGTAGAATCTGCGCAAGCCACTATCCGAATTGAAGGGCTTAAGGACCATTACCATACAGGCGATGAAGTCGAATTGACCGCTTTATTGGAAGAGGCAACCGATGCTGAGAGCGTAGATACGGAAGTGTCCTGGCAATGGTATATTCGCGCAGACGACCAGGCCGATTGGCAGGCCGTCCACGGCTTAACTTCACAAATCTTCTCCCGTGAGGCAACGACGGACGGCATGCAAGCCAAGGCAGCCTTGCTTGCACCTAATGGAGATGTAATACAAGAATCTGAACCGGTGACGGTGCATATTGATGATCATCACACTGGAGGTGAAGAAGGAGAGCGGATTTACAAGGGCTTTTTCTACAATGACGAAGTGGCTGACCGTGAACTGTCCGACTGGGCCGGCGAATGGCAGTCTGTTTATCCGTATTTGAAATCCGGCGCCTTGGATGAGGTTTTTGAGGCAAAAGCAGCTAAAAGTGATACAATGGATGCAGCAGAATACAAGGCGTATTATGATACCGGTTATCAAACCGACGTTGCCGAGATTCAAATTGAAGGCGATCAAGTGACTTTTACCAAGGAGAATGGTGATAGCCAAAGTGCTCAGTACACCTATGACGGCTATGAAATTTTAAACTATGAGCGTGGTAATCGGGGAGTGCGTTTTGTCTTCAAGCGGACTGACGACAATACGGACATGCCAAGCTTTATCCAGTTCAGTGACCATAATATTCATCCAAACAAGGTTGCCCACTTCCATCTCTACTGGGGTGACGACCGGGCGGCACTTCTGGATGAGGTAGATCACTGGCCAACCTACTATCCAGTCGACTGGACCGAAGCGCAAATTGCCGACGACATGCTCGCCCATTAG